In one window of Micromonospora cathayae DNA:
- the recG gene encoding ATP-dependent DNA helicase RecG, whose protein sequence is MTESCTVDTPLRKLVGEKTAKALAGHLDLHTAGDLIYHFPRRYDERGEHTDIRSLDVGEQVTVLAQVQKTAIRPMRQRRGNLLEVTVGDGSGGVLSLTFFGNQAWRERELRPGRWGLFAGKVTEFRGRRQLNGPEYVLLGEGGEGEAAASEEVEEFAGALIPVYPAAAAVPTWVIAKCVRTVLDTFTPPEDPLPATVRATRNLVGLAEALREIHRPSAKETLYRARRRLKWDEAFAVQVTLVQRKLRAADWPARPRPPKPDGLLAAFDADLPYELTGGQRDVGREIAADLATAHPMHRLLQGEVGSGKTLVALRAMLQVVDAGGQAALLAPTEVLAAQHHRGITELLGPLARAGELGAAEQATRVELVTGSLGAAARRRALAEVAEGRAGIVLGTHALLYEGVDFADLGLVVVDEQHRFGVEQRDALRAKADQPPHVLVMTATPIPRTVAMTVYGDLEVSTLAQLPQGRSPIASHVVPAAEKPAYLDRAWRRLREEVAAGHQAYVVCPRIGEGPASEEEAPKEDDSGRRPPLAVTEVAPLLAEGPLHGLRIGVLHGKQPADEKDAVMRAFAAGELDVLVATTVVEVGVNVPNATVMIVLDADRFGVSQLHQLRGRVGRGSAAGLCLLVTEAGEGTPARERLTAVASTTDGFKLAELDLEQRREGDVLGATQSGRRSHLRLLSLLRDADLIRDARAEAIALVEEDPELARHPALAASVAALVDAERAEYLEKG, encoded by the coding sequence GTGACCGAGTCGTGCACGGTGGACACACCGCTGAGGAAACTGGTCGGGGAGAAGACCGCCAAGGCCCTCGCCGGCCATCTCGACCTGCACACCGCCGGGGACCTGATCTACCACTTCCCCCGCCGGTACGACGAGCGTGGCGAGCACACCGACATCCGTTCGCTGGACGTCGGCGAGCAGGTGACGGTGCTGGCCCAGGTGCAGAAGACCGCGATACGCCCGATGCGGCAGCGCCGGGGCAACCTGCTCGAGGTCACCGTCGGGGACGGCTCCGGCGGCGTGCTCAGCCTCACCTTCTTCGGCAACCAGGCGTGGCGGGAACGGGAGCTGCGGCCCGGCCGGTGGGGGCTGTTCGCCGGCAAGGTGACCGAGTTCCGGGGTCGACGCCAGCTCAACGGCCCGGAGTACGTCCTGCTCGGCGAGGGCGGTGAGGGCGAGGCGGCGGCCAGCGAGGAGGTCGAGGAGTTCGCCGGGGCGCTGATCCCGGTGTACCCGGCCGCCGCGGCGGTGCCCACCTGGGTGATCGCCAAGTGCGTCCGTACCGTGCTGGACACCTTCACCCCGCCGGAGGATCCGCTGCCGGCGACCGTCCGGGCCACCCGCAACCTGGTCGGTCTGGCGGAGGCGCTGCGCGAGATCCACCGGCCGTCGGCGAAGGAGACGCTGTACCGCGCCCGGCGGCGGCTCAAGTGGGACGAGGCGTTCGCCGTGCAGGTGACCCTGGTGCAGCGCAAGCTCCGGGCCGCCGACTGGCCGGCCCGCCCCCGGCCCCCGAAACCGGACGGGCTGCTCGCCGCCTTCGACGCCGACCTGCCGTACGAGCTGACCGGCGGGCAGCGGGACGTGGGCCGGGAGATCGCCGCCGACCTGGCGACCGCGCACCCGATGCACCGGCTGTTGCAGGGCGAGGTCGGCTCCGGCAAGACGCTCGTTGCGTTGCGGGCCATGCTCCAGGTGGTCGACGCCGGCGGGCAGGCCGCCCTGCTGGCCCCGACCGAGGTGCTCGCCGCCCAGCACCACCGGGGCATCACCGAACTGCTCGGCCCGCTGGCCCGGGCCGGCGAACTGGGGGCGGCCGAGCAGGCCACCCGGGTCGAGCTGGTCACCGGTTCGCTGGGCGCGGCGGCCCGCCGCCGGGCGCTGGCCGAGGTCGCCGAGGGCCGCGCCGGCATCGTGCTCGGCACCCACGCCCTGCTGTACGAGGGCGTCGACTTCGCCGACCTGGGCCTGGTGGTGGTGGACGAGCAGCACCGGTTCGGGGTGGAGCAGCGGGACGCGTTGCGCGCCAAGGCCGACCAGCCGCCGCACGTGCTGGTGATGACGGCCACCCCGATCCCGCGGACGGTCGCCATGACCGTCTACGGCGACCTGGAGGTGTCCACCCTCGCCCAGTTGCCGCAGGGCCGTTCGCCGATCGCCTCGCACGTGGTGCCGGCCGCCGAGAAACCCGCCTACCTGGACCGGGCCTGGCGTCGACTGCGCGAGGAGGTGGCCGCCGGCCACCAGGCGTACGTGGTCTGTCCCCGGATCGGGGAGGGGCCGGCCAGCGAGGAGGAGGCCCCGAAGGAGGACGACTCCGGTCGGCGACCGCCGCTGGCGGTGACCGAGGTGGCCCCGCTGCTGGCCGAGGGCCCGCTGCACGGGCTGCGGATCGGCGTGCTGCACGGGAAACAGCCGGCCGACGAGAAGGACGCGGTGATGCGCGCCTTCGCCGCCGGTGAGCTGGACGTGCTGGTCGCCACCACCGTGGTGGAGGTGGGCGTGAACGTGCCGAACGCCACCGTGATGATCGTGCTGGACGCCGACCGGTTCGGTGTCTCCCAGCTGCACCAGCTGCGGGGCCGGGTGGGGCGGGGTTCCGCCGCCGGGCTGTGCCTGCTGGTGACCGAGGCGGGGGAGGGCACCCCGGCCCGGGAACGGCTGACCGCGGTCGCCTCCACCACGGACGGTTTCAAGCTCGCCGAGCTGGATCTGGAGCAGCGCCGCGAGGGCGACGTGCTGGGTGCCACCCAGTCCGGTCGCCGTTCGCACCTGCGGTTGCTGTCCCTGCTCCGCGA